TTCCGGAAGCGGTGGGACCAACGATGACCAGCAGGAGGGGGCGAGGGGGGTTCATGTCCGCTTGAAGAGCTTTTGCAGATCCGACAGATTGTAGACAAGATAAGCAGGTCGGCCATGGGGACAGGTGGCGTTAAAGGGGGTGGTGTCCATTTCCGCACAGAGTGATTTTACCTCGTCGTCCGTGAGGGTGTGATTGGCCTTGACCGCTCCTTTACAGGCCATCATGATGAACAGCTTTTCTTTAAGAGCCGTGGTCGATAGAATTTTCCCCCCTGCCAGCGTTTCCGTGACGAGATCCTGTAGAAATTGCTTGGGTGAAAGATTCGTCAGCAGTGCGGGAATCGATTTCAACAGGACGGTGTTGTCGCCGAAAGGTTCGATGTCGATCCCGGCTTCGGCAAGGATGTCCTGTGCGCTGAGGAACTGTTCATATTCCGACGGGGAGAGGCTCAGGACCTCCGGCACCAGGAGGGCCTGACGAAAATCGGCCCGCTTTTGGGCCGCGGCGCGGATTTTTTCGAAAAGGATCCGTTCATGGGCGGCATGCTGGTCAATGACCACCATTTTGTCTCCACCGGAAAAAACCAGATAGGCCGCTCCAACCTGCCCCAGGTAATCCAGGTCTGAAAAACGAATACCCGGCAAGGGTGAGCCGTCCGCGGTTTTTTCATGCAAGTCCCGTAGTCCGGAACCATCCCATAAACCGGTGAAGGACGACACCGGTTTGGGGCCGGCGCTCGAATGGTAGACAGGACGTTTGGCGCCTGTTACCAGGGTGTAACGCTTGAGCGCTTCCTCCACCCGCTGTCTGTAGGAGGGGTCCGCCGTTATTTCGCCTGCGTGTTTCCATATCCCTTCTGTTGCGGATCCGGCGCCAAGCCCGGAGACGACGGCTTCAACGACGCAGTCGTAGATATCCCGGGGATTGCGGAAGCGCACTTCCGTTTTGGCCGGATGAACATTCACGTCCACATCCTCCGGTGGCAAATCGATGAAGAATACGAGTATGGGATAGCGTTTTTCCGGGATCACCCGCCGATAACCCGTCATGACGGCATGGCTGATCAGGGGATCCCTGACGAAGCGTCCGTTAACGAAAAAGTAATAGCCCCTCGTGTTGGCACGTGAATAATCCGGTCGCGTGATCATCCCGTCCAGGCGTACGTTTCCCTTTTCAGCATGAACCCTGATCATATGCTCTGCCACGTCCTCTCCCAGGACCAGGGCAAGGCGATCGGAGATTTTTTTCACATGGGGCACCCGAAGCACTTCCCGGCCATTCGCTGTCACGTTCAGCCTTAATTCCGGCCGGCTCAGGGCAATTCGTACCAGGACCTCCATGCAGGCCGCCTGTTCCCTCGAAACCGATTTTAGAAATTTTTTGCGTGCCGGGACATGATCGAAAATATGGGTGACGCTCACTGTCGTGCCTTCGGGGCACCCGATTTCCTGAATCGTTTCGACCTTGCCGCCGTCAAGCACGACCCGGCTCCCGGACAGCGCATTGCGTTTGCGGCTGATCATTTCAACGCGGGCGACGGAGGCGATGCTGGGCAGGGCTTCTCCACGGAACCCATAGGTGATGATGTGAAAGATATCGTCAACCGACTGGATTTTGCTGGTCGCGTGTCGCTGAAAAGCCAGGCCGACCTCACCGGCAT
The DNA window shown above is from Deltaproteobacteria bacterium and carries:
- the mutL gene encoding DNA mismatch repair endonuclease MutL, which gives rise to MENRIAVLSREVADQIAAGEVVERPASILKELLENAIDADSTELSVNLEQGGCKSIRVSDNGQGIDAGEVGLAFQRHATSKIQSVDDIFHIITYGFRGEALPSIASVARVEMISRKRNALSGSRVVLDGGKVETIQEIGCPEGTTVSVTHIFDHVPARKKFLKSVSREQAACMEVLVRIALSRPELRLNVTANGREVLRVPHVKKISDRLALVLGEDVAEHMIRVHAEKGNVRLDGMITRPDYSRANTRGYYFFVNGRFVRDPLISHAVMTGYRRVIPEKRYPILVFFIDLPPEDVDVNVHPAKTEVRFRNPRDIYDCVVEAVVSGLGAGSATEGIWKHAGEITADPSYRQRVEEALKRYTLVTGAKRPVYHSSAGPKPVSSFTGLWDGSGLRDLHEKTADGSPLPGIRFSDLDYLGQVGAAYLVFSGGDKMVVIDQHAAHERILFEKIRAAAQKRADFRQALLVPEVLSLSPSEYEQFLSAQDILAEAGIDIEPFGDNTVLLKSIPALLTNLSPKQFLQDLVTETLAGGKILSTTALKEKLFIMMACKGAVKANHTLTDDEVKSLCAEMDTTPFNATCPHGRPAYLVYNLSDLQKLFKRT